A window of Belonocnema kinseyi isolate 2016_QV_RU_SX_M_011 chromosome 9, B_treatae_v1, whole genome shotgun sequence contains these coding sequences:
- the LOC117179341 gene encoding speedy protein A-like isoform X1, translating into MSLNFVFKAVSGVLGKMNRNFNFKSCLIDDSGLKKNVLNIKPWQVENFFKIIDEDLAQFFKYDKCCRIADNYLIAMVFIYFIRADFEVEEYTPLNFLAALHLALDMEEDDDNLHSQLQRWLNANDATSYILDERNRVFQRIGYRGSISRKCCESIIRRINPNHSVWRRLRHTNHSGAISVYSRKRNMCPRCLQTDFFLESPTMDSKLSTRNS; encoded by the exons atgagccTCAATTTTGTCTTCAAAGCCGTCAGTGGCGTTTTGGGAAAAATGAatcgcaattttaattttaaatcctgctTAATTGATGATTCGGGGCTCAAAAAGAATGTCCTTAATATTAAACCATGGCAGGTGgagaactttttcaagataatAG ATGAAGATCTTGCGCAATTCTTTAAGTACGACAAATGTTGCCGTATCGCAGATAATTATCTGATAGCGATGGTTTTTATCTACTTTATAAGAGCAGACTTTGAAGTGGAAGAATATACTCCACTCAATTTTCTCGCGGCTCT CCATTTGGCTCTGGATATGGAAGAGGACGATGATAATCTCCACAGTCAATTGCAAAGGTGGTTGAACGCAAACGATGCAACTTCTTATATTTTGGATGAAAGAAACCGAGTTTTTCAAAGAATTGGATATCGTGGCTCAATATCCCGAAAGTGTTGTGAATCCATAATACGAAGAATTAATCCGAATCACAGTGTTTGGAGAAGACTGAGGCACACTAATCATTCTGGAGCTATAAGCGTATATTCGAG GAAGAGAAATATGTGCCCCAGGTGTCTTCAAACAGATTTTTTCCTCGAGTCACCCACCATGGATTCTAAACTGTCAACTCGTAACTCATAG
- the LOC117179341 gene encoding speedy protein A-like isoform X2, producing MRLRLCLWRKLSSDEDLAQFFKYDKCCRIADNYLIAMVFIYFIRADFEVEEYTPLNFLAALHLALDMEEDDDNLHSQLQRWLNANDATSYILDERNRVFQRIGYRGSISRKCCESIIRRINPNHSVWRRLRHTNHSGAISVYSRKRNMCPRCLQTDFFLESPTMDSKLSTRNS from the exons ATGAAGATCTTGCGCAATTCTTTAAGTACGACAAATGTTGCCGTATCGCAGATAATTATCTGATAGCGATGGTTTTTATCTACTTTATAAGAGCAGACTTTGAAGTGGAAGAATATACTCCACTCAATTTTCTCGCGGCTCT CCATTTGGCTCTGGATATGGAAGAGGACGATGATAATCTCCACAGTCAATTGCAAAGGTGGTTGAACGCAAACGATGCAACTTCTTATATTTTGGATGAAAGAAACCGAGTTTTTCAAAGAATTGGATATCGTGGCTCAATATCCCGAAAGTGTTGTGAATCCATAATACGAAGAATTAATCCGAATCACAGTGTTTGGAGAAGACTGAGGCACACTAATCATTCTGGAGCTATAAGCGTATATTCGAG GAAGAGAAATATGTGCCCCAGGTGTCTTCAAACAGATTTTTTCCTCGAGTCACCCACCATGGATTCTAAACTGTCAACTCGTAACTCATAG